A DNA window from Camelina sativa cultivar DH55 chromosome 17, Cs, whole genome shotgun sequence contains the following coding sequences:
- the LOC104754565 gene encoding uncharacterized protein At4g14450, chloroplastic-like: MSSTARNISGGGTRKSSRLQRRAPPPLKINPSEANWKVAIPLLSPTESPPPQKPPGVMKREEQRWGKEAEKPTIFKKWQHPAAPFYYQPAPSSNQPFAWPN, from the coding sequence ATGTCGTCAACGGCAAGAAATATTTCCGGCGGAGGTACCCGAAAGTCCAGTAGGCTTCAGCGGCGTGCTCCACCGCCTCTAAAGATAAACCCTTCGGAAGCGAATTGGAAAGTGGCTATTCCTCTTTTATCACCTACGGAGTCGCCGCCGCCGCAGAAGCCACCGGGGGTAATGAAGAGGGAGGAGCAACGGTGGGGAAAAGAGGCGGAGAAGCCCACGATATTCAAGAAGTGGCAGCACCCTGCGGCTCCGTTTTATTACCAGCCAGCGCCGTCATCGAATCAGCCGTTTGCATGGCCAAATTAA
- the LOC104754564 gene encoding ethylene response sensor 2-like yields the protein MLKTLLVQCLVLFLFLVGSVAASAEDDGNFSICNCDDEDSIFSFESILESQKVGDFLIAIAYFSIPIELLYFVSRTNVPSPYNWVVCEFIAFIVLCGMTHLLSGFTYGPHSPWVMTAVTVFKMLTGIVSFLTALSLVTLLPLLLKAKVREFMLSKKTRELDREVGIIMKQTETSLHVRMLTTKIRTSLDRHTILYTTLVELSKTLGLKNCAVWIPNEIKTEMNLTHELRPTDDDDDNVGGGYAGFSIPITESDVVRIKRSEEVNMLSSGSALASVTCRGRPGPTVGIRVPMLRVCNFKGGTPEAIHMCYAILVCVLPLRLARNWNYQELEIVKVVADQVAVAISHAVILEESQLMREKLAEQNRVLQVARENALRANQAKAAFEQMMSDAMRRPVRSILGLLPLIIQDGKLPENQTVIVDAMKRTSELLLQLVNNAGDINSGKIRAAETHCFSLHSVVKETVCLARCLCVGNGFGFSAEVYRALPDYVVGDDRRVFQVILHMLGVLMNRKIKGNVTLWVVPEIGNSEVLDRKNNNQEAVWRQGYSKEYIEVRFGFEVAAEGEESSSSSSNSSNVEESPSLDICENIVKYMQGNIRVVEDGVGLVKSLSVVFRFQLRRSVMSRGGGYSSTSH from the exons ATGTTAAAGACATTGTTAGTTCAATGTCTTGTGTTATTCTTGTTCCTTGTTGGCTCCGTCGCCGCTTCCGCGGAAGACGATGGCAACTTCTCCATATGCAACTGCGACGACGAAGACAGTATCTTTAGCTTCGAGTCAATCCTCGAATCTCAAAAAGTCGGCGACTTTCTCATCGCTATCGCTTACTTCTCAATCCCAATCGAGCTTCTCTACTTCGTCAGCCGCACCAATGTGCCTTCCCCTTACAATTGGGTCGTCTGCGAGTTTATTGCCTTCATTGTTCTCTGTGGCATGACCCATTTGCTCTCTGGTTTCACCTACGGTCCTCACTCTCCTTGGGTCATGACTGCTGTCACCGTCTTCAAGATGCTCACTGGGATTGTCTCTTTCCTCACCGCTCTCTCGTTAGTCACTCTCTTACCATTGCTTCTCAAGGCTAAGGTTCGTGAGTTTATGTTGAGTAAGAAAACTAGAGAGCTTGATCGTGAGGTTGGCATCATTATGAAGCAGACTGAGACTAGTTTGCATGTTCGTATGCTTACTACCAAGATTAGGACGTCTCTCGATCGACACACCATCTTGTACACGACGCTTGTGGAGTTGTCTAAGACGTTAGGGCTCAAGAACTGTGCGGTTTGGATCCCTAATGAGATCAAGACGGAGATGAATCTTACGCATGAGCTGAGACCgacggatgatgatgatgataatgtgGGTGGTGGTTATGCTGGGTTCTCTATACCCATTACTGAGTCTGATGTTGTGAGGATTAAGAGAAGCGAAGAGGTGAATATGTTGAGCTCTGGCTCTGCCCTTGCCTCTGTGACTTGCCGAGGCAGACCTGGTCCTACTGTTGGGATAAGAGTCCCAATGCTTCGTGTTTGTAACTTTAAAGGTGGAACACCTGAGGCGATCCACATGTGTTATGCGATCTTGGTTTGTGTGCTTCCTTTGAGACTGGCGAGGAACTGGAATTATCAAGAGCTGGAGATTGTTAAAGTTGTGGCTGATCAAGTGGCGGTTGCGATCTCTCACGCTGTGATTCTTGAAGAATCTCAGCTTATGAGAGAGAAGCTTGCGGAACAGAACAGAGTGCTTCAAGTGGCAAGGGAGAACGCGTTGAGAGCTAACCAAGCCAAGGCTGCGTTCGAGCAAATGATGAGCGATGCCATGAGGCGTCCAGTACGGTCCATTCTCGGGTTGCTTCCTTTGATAATTCAGGACGGGAAACTACCGGAGAACCAGACGGTTATCGTGGATGCGATGAAGAGAACCAGCGAGTTGCTTTTACAGCTTGTGAACAACGCTGGAGATATAAACAGCGGCAAAATACGCGCTGCAGAGACACATTGTTTTAGTCTGCATTCGGTCGTGAAGGAAACAGTTTGCTTAGCGAGGTGTTTATGCGTTGGGAACGGTTTTGGTTTCTCGGCTGAAGTTTATAGAGCATTGCCTGATTATGTTGTAGGGGATGATAGAAGGGTGTTTCAAGTGATCTTGCATATGCTTGGGGTTTTAATGAACCGAAAGATCAAAGGGAATGTGACTTTATGGGTTGTACCAGAAATCGGAAACTCGGAAGTATTAGATAGGAAAAATAATAACCAAGAAGCGGTTTGGCGACAAGGCTATTCCAAAGAATATATTGAAGTTAGATTCGGATTTGAGGTAGCTGCAGAAGGTGAAGAGAGTAGTAGCAGTAGCAGTAATAGTAGTAACGTGGAGGAGAGTCCGAGTCTCGACATCTGCGAAAACATTGTAAAG TATATGCAAGGGAATATACGGGTTGTGGAGGACGGTGTAGGTTTGGTGAAAAGCCTATCGGTTGTTTTCAGATTCCAACTCAGGCGATCGGTAATGTCACGAGGAGGTGGATATTCTTCTACTAGTCACTGA